The Celeribacter marinus genome window below encodes:
- a CDS encoding ABC transporter permease has product MIWETVRLAIQAIFRNTLRSILTVLGIVIGVAAVIAMVTVGQGSSDQVTADVEKLGTNVLMVMPGAGQMGPGNNSVSAALTLADVEALIDQISSIRTAAPYNQTTLNAVYGAEDTRTSVAGTDARYLDVVDWPIVLGRSFLAAEESSGKAVCILGESVRQDLFGNTNPIGETVRLKAVSCEVIGLLEAKGASSFGTDQDDIVLMPIKAFQRRVSGSSDVSMIYVTVADSVSTDRAVVEVEALMRERRRIGDNEEDDFNVRDMKQLASMLTGITDVLTGLLSAVAAVSLLVGGIGIMNIMLVSVTERTREIGIRLAVGATGQQVLLQFLVEAIVLSMIGGLVGILLGLGLAALASNFMSIPFSPDPVIVAIAFLFSAAVGVIFGYFPARRAARLDPIEALRHQ; this is encoded by the coding sequence ATGATCTGGGAAACTGTACGCTTGGCCATTCAGGCCATTTTTCGCAATACACTGCGCTCCATCCTCACCGTTTTGGGCATTGTGATTGGCGTGGCCGCCGTCATTGCGATGGTCACCGTTGGGCAGGGGAGTTCTGATCAGGTTACCGCAGATGTCGAAAAGCTAGGCACCAACGTGTTGATGGTGATGCCGGGGGCGGGCCAAATGGGACCGGGTAATAATTCGGTATCCGCCGCGTTGACCCTCGCGGATGTGGAGGCATTGATCGATCAAATATCAAGTATTCGCACCGCTGCCCCCTATAACCAAACCACTTTGAATGCCGTGTATGGCGCCGAGGATACGCGCACCTCCGTTGCGGGGACAGACGCGCGATATCTCGACGTGGTGGATTGGCCAATCGTTCTTGGGCGTAGCTTCCTCGCCGCCGAAGAAAGTTCTGGAAAGGCCGTGTGCATTTTGGGCGAAAGCGTGCGTCAGGACTTGTTCGGTAACACCAATCCGATTGGAGAGACCGTGCGGCTTAAGGCCGTGTCGTGTGAAGTGATCGGACTGCTCGAAGCCAAAGGGGCGTCCAGTTTTGGGACCGATCAGGACGATATCGTTTTGATGCCGATAAAGGCGTTTCAGCGCCGCGTGTCGGGATCCTCAGACGTGTCCATGATCTATGTGACGGTGGCCGATAGCGTCTCAACCGACCGCGCCGTGGTCGAGGTCGAGGCTTTGATGCGCGAACGTCGGCGTATCGGTGATAACGAAGAAGATGACTTTAACGTCCGCGATATGAAGCAGTTGGCGTCAATGCTAACGGGCATCACCGATGTGCTGACGGGGCTGCTGTCGGCCGTGGCGGCGGTGAGTTTGTTGGTGGGGGGGATAGGCATCATGAATATCATGCTGGTTTCCGTTACGGAACGAACCCGCGAAATCGGTATACGCCTTGCGGTCGGGGCAACGGGCCAACAGGTTTTGCTGCAATTCTTGGTCGAGGCCATTGTGTTGTCGATGATCGGTGGTTTGGTTGGTATCTTGCTTGGTCTCGGGCTTGCGGCGCTTGCGTCAAATTTTATGTCTATTCCGTTCAGTCCTGATCCTGTGATTGTGGCCATTGCGTTTTTGTTTTCGGCCGCTGTAGGTGTGATTTTTGGATATTTCCCCGCGCGCCGCGCGGCGCGGCTCGACCCGATTGAGGCCTTGCGCCATCAGTGA
- a CDS encoding ABC transporter ATP-binding protein, producing MTDRPPVIELRGVTKVYGHGEAQVRAMNGVDITIAPGEFVAIMGPSGSGKSTTMNMIGCLDSPTSGEYLFNGVQVASLTQDQRAMLRRNYLGFVFQGFNLLARTSALDNVELPMIYKGLPASERREKALDALGKVGLGGREHHDPSELSGGQQQRAAIARALAGNPQVILADEPTGNLDTKLSVEIMELLKTLNERDHITIVMVTHEEDMAAYAHRVIWMVDGRVERTGEPHEVFSHGKQDA from the coding sequence ATGACGGACCGTCCCCCTGTCATAGAGCTGCGCGGTGTTACAAAGGTGTACGGCCACGGCGAGGCGCAAGTGCGCGCGATGAATGGCGTCGACATCACAATCGCACCGGGTGAATTTGTCGCCATTATGGGCCCGTCTGGATCGGGCAAATCTACCACGATGAACATGATCGGATGTCTCGATAGCCCGACCAGCGGTGAGTACCTGTTCAATGGTGTTCAGGTGGCGTCTCTTACCCAAGATCAGCGTGCAATGTTACGCCGCAACTATCTTGGTTTTGTGTTTCAGGGGTTCAACCTTTTGGCGCGCACATCTGCGCTCGATAATGTCGAGTTGCCAATGATTTACAAAGGGCTGCCTGCGAGCGAGCGGCGCGAAAAGGCACTCGATGCGCTTGGTAAAGTGGGGCTTGGTGGACGCGAACACCATGACCCGTCCGAGCTTTCGGGCGGGCAACAGCAACGCGCTGCGATTGCGCGCGCTTTGGCAGGGAATCCGCAGGTGATCCTTGCGGATGAGCCGACCGGAAATCTCGACACCAAGCTGTCTGTGGAAATCATGGAGTTGCTCAAGACCCTGAACGAACGCGATCACATTACGATTGTCATGGTCACCCACGAGGAGGATATGGCGGCCTATGCGCACCGTGTGATCTGGATGGTCGACGGGCGGGTCGAGCGCACAGGGGAGCCGCACGAGGTGTTTAGTCATGGAAAGCAAGACGCATGA
- a CDS encoding efflux RND transporter periplasmic adaptor subunit — protein sequence MSQTQRDIEAALGVGHAKRRFSKGAGWIASICVVAALALWWMQGSEDRSQITYITQSATRGELIVTVTATGTIEPTNLVEISSELSGTIVDVFADYNDVVSAGQVLAKLDTVQLDAQMAVQVASHAAAAAQLENARASLLEAQADFDIVKRLDERGVTSQANLTTAEAALSRAQANVASAQANLDLAQAQLEAQEAILSKATIVSPITGIVLDRAVDAGQIVAASLSAPELFTIAEDLSQMELQVDVAEADIGRISVGDIARFSVDAYDDETFPAQISMVRYASDSTDGLVTYKAILSVENDALLLRPGMTATADITVAQHSDVMLVPNAALRFAPPQVIEVEASDDEGGGGLLGLIMPSRTDTATRAVSNSTLWVLRDGVAVEINVERGDTDGLETIVADGALAVGDQVVIDMVEGQ from the coding sequence ATGAGCCAAACGCAACGCGACATTGAGGCGGCCCTTGGGGTCGGACATGCCAAACGCCGGTTTTCCAAAGGGGCAGGGTGGATCGCGTCGATATGTGTGGTGGCCGCCCTTGCCTTGTGGTGGATGCAAGGGTCCGAGGATCGTTCACAAATCACCTATATAACACAATCGGCCACGCGCGGAGAGTTGATCGTGACCGTAACGGCCACAGGAACGATCGAGCCTACGAATTTGGTCGAAATTTCATCGGAGCTTTCGGGAACGATTGTCGATGTTTTTGCGGACTACAATGATGTTGTGAGCGCCGGTCAGGTATTGGCGAAACTCGACACTGTGCAACTGGATGCGCAAATGGCAGTTCAGGTGGCCAGCCATGCGGCGGCAGCGGCTCAATTGGAAAATGCGCGCGCCAGTTTGCTTGAGGCCCAAGCGGATTTTGACATTGTAAAACGACTTGATGAGCGTGGCGTCACCTCTCAGGCAAATTTGACGACAGCCGAGGCCGCGTTGAGCCGTGCCCAAGCGAATGTGGCCAGCGCCCAGGCCAATCTTGATCTCGCTCAGGCGCAGCTGGAGGCACAAGAGGCCATTTTGAGCAAGGCGACGATTGTCTCTCCGATCACGGGCATCGTGCTTGATCGGGCGGTGGATGCAGGCCAAATTGTTGCCGCGAGTCTTTCGGCCCCCGAGTTGTTTACGATTGCCGAAGATTTGTCGCAAATGGAACTACAGGTTGACGTCGCCGAGGCGGATATTGGCCGTATCTCCGTGGGTGATATCGCGCGCTTTAGCGTCGATGCGTATGATGACGAGACCTTTCCCGCGCAAATTTCGATGGTGCGCTATGCGTCTGATAGTACTGATGGGCTTGTAACCTATAAGGCTATTTTGTCGGTTGAAAATGATGCGCTTCTCTTACGCCCCGGTATGACAGCCACCGCTGATATTACAGTGGCACAGCACAGTGATGTGATGCTGGTGCCCAATGCCGCGCTTCGGTTTGCGCCGCCGCAGGTGATTGAGGTCGAGGCGTCCGATGACGAAGGGGGCGGTGGGCTTTTGGGGCTGATTATGCCGTCTCGTACGGACACTGCAACGCGCGCAGTGTCCAATAGCACACTTTGGGTTTTGCGCGATGGCGTGGCCGTTGAGATCAACGTGGAGCGCGGGGACACGGACGGGTTGGAGACGATTGTTGCAGACGGCGCATTGGCCGTTGGCGATCAGGTCGTCATTGATATGGTCGAGGGACAATAG
- a CDS encoding chemotaxis protein CheB: protein MSRYRLFVDVLFRSVAICAGNYAIRSMPAGMGDDRAKRLLELKQGGADTLPYGWIVRPRW, encoded by the coding sequence GTGTCGCGTTACAGACTGTTCGTGGATGTTCTCTTTCGATCAGTCGCGATCTGCGCGGGCAATTATGCGATCAGATCTATGCCAGCTGGAATGGGGGATGACAGGGCCAAAAGACTGTTGGAGCTTAAACAGGGCGGTGCCGATACCCTTCCATATGGATGGATTGTCAGACCTCGTTGGTGA
- a CDS encoding YaeQ family protein, translating into MAQKATIYRVELSVSDMDRHYYETHKLTVAKHPSETDERLMVRLLAFALNAHEQLEMTKGLSSDDEPDIWQKSLSGELELWIALGLPSEKIVRQSCGKSNAVIVYSYGGKTAEMWWDKIKNGTTRFDNLQVLNLSETDTRALADLASRSMNLQVNIQDGDVMVSVGDRIVYVTPVKWKTTDQ; encoded by the coding sequence ATGGCGCAAAAAGCTACAATATACCGAGTCGAGCTGTCCGTGTCCGATATGGATCGTCACTACTATGAGACCCATAAGCTGACGGTTGCCAAACACCCTTCGGAGACGGATGAGCGGTTGATGGTGCGTCTTCTCGCGTTTGCGCTCAATGCCCATGAACAGCTCGAAATGACAAAGGGTCTGTCGAGCGATGATGAGCCGGACATTTGGCAAAAAAGCCTCAGTGGCGAGTTGGAATTGTGGATCGCACTGGGCCTACCGAGTGAAAAGATCGTGCGCCAGTCGTGCGGTAAATCCAATGCGGTGATCGTTTATAGTTATGGCGGCAAGACGGCGGAGATGTGGTGGGATAAAATCAAAAACGGCACCACCCGTTTTGATAATCTTCAGGTTTTGAATTTGTCTGAAACCGATACGCGTGCCCTCGCTGATCTCGCCAGCCGCTCGATGAATTTACAGGTCAATATTCAAGACGGCGATGTCATGGTTAGTGTCGGTGATCGCATCGTGTATGTGACGCCCGTCAAATGGAAAACGACGGATCAGTGA
- a CDS encoding SRPBCC family protein, producing the protein MDLSGTRLLKANRATVWAHLNDADTLRAAIPGCETLTGSPEEGFEAVVKQKVGPVKATFKGKVTLSDITPAESYTIAGEGTGGVAGFAKGGAKVWLSDIEGGTELSYTVEAKVGGKLAQLGGRIIDSFARKMADQFFDNFQEQIDGPLDAETDTDASPAA; encoded by the coding sequence ATGGACCTCTCTGGCACACGACTTTTAAAGGCAAATCGCGCAACCGTATGGGCACATCTCAATGACGCCGACACCCTGCGTGCCGCGATTCCCGGATGCGAAACTCTGACCGGCTCGCCCGAAGAGGGATTCGAGGCCGTGGTCAAACAAAAGGTTGGCCCCGTAAAGGCAACGTTCAAAGGCAAGGTGACCCTAAGCGACATCACCCCCGCCGAGAGCTATACCATCGCGGGCGAGGGCACGGGGGGCGTAGCGGGCTTTGCCAAAGGCGGTGCCAAAGTCTGGCTATCAGACATCGAGGGCGGCACCGAGTTATCATATACGGTGGAGGCCAAAGTGGGCGGCAAGCTTGCACAACTGGGCGGGCGGATCATCGACAGTTTCGCCCGCAAAATGGCCGATCAGTTTTTTGACAACTTTCAAGAACAGATTGATGGACCACTGGATGCAGAGACCGACACAGACGCGAGCCCTGCGGCTTAA
- a CDS encoding YdcH family protein produces the protein MPHTPHQLAQDFPELADLISKRKVSDPHFARLLDDYNALNDQVHLAETNVEPMDDLAQSELRKKRMALKDELYGLLTAAA, from the coding sequence ATGCCACACACACCGCATCAATTGGCACAAGATTTTCCCGAACTGGCCGACCTCATCTCAAAGCGCAAGGTGTCTGATCCGCATTTCGCGCGCCTGCTCGACGACTATAACGCATTGAACGATCAAGTACATTTGGCGGAAACCAACGTCGAGCCGATGGATGATCTGGCGCAATCGGAGCTGCGCAAGAAGCGTATGGCGCTCAAAGACGAGCTTTACGGTTTGCTGACGGCTGCGGCCTGA
- a CDS encoding DMT family transporter: MAHRIQTGLGRLGVASSPRPLAGIAWMTATTLNFVMVNVLVKYVGNALPIFESAFLRFALGLVFFIPFIGQVRQVDFTRRIVKLSVGRAVFHAFAMVAWFYAMTRIPMAEVTAMNFMNPVYVSLGAVVLFGERIALPRIAALGIAFLGGLVILRPGLREIDPGHVAMIFSALFFAGSYLIANALSKELPAAVVVFLMSAMVPFVLLPFALADWVAPSFREIGLLFFTAFFATAAHYCMTRAFACAPQTVLQPVTFVQLVWATSVGYFLFGEGIDGFVIAGGAMIIAAVSFITWREAWRKRRA; the protein is encoded by the coding sequence GTGGCTCATCGCATTCAAACTGGCCTCGGGCGTCTAGGCGTGGCCTCTTCACCTCGTCCTCTCGCGGGCATTGCGTGGATGACCGCCACCACACTCAACTTCGTCATGGTCAATGTGTTGGTCAAATATGTCGGAAACGCCTTGCCCATATTCGAGAGCGCGTTTTTGCGATTTGCCCTTGGTCTGGTGTTTTTCATCCCGTTTATCGGCCAAGTGCGACAGGTCGATTTTACACGCCGCATCGTCAAGCTGTCGGTGGGCCGTGCGGTATTCCACGCCTTTGCAATGGTCGCATGGTTCTACGCTATGACCCGCATTCCGATGGCCGAAGTGACCGCAATGAACTTTATGAACCCCGTCTATGTCTCGCTTGGCGCGGTTGTGTTGTTTGGTGAGAGAATCGCGCTGCCCCGCATTGCGGCGCTGGGGATCGCATTTCTGGGTGGCTTGGTGATTTTACGACCTGGACTGCGCGAGATTGATCCCGGTCACGTTGCGATGATTTTTTCCGCACTGTTTTTTGCGGGCAGCTATCTAATCGCCAATGCCCTATCCAAAGAGCTGCCTGCCGCCGTTGTGGTGTTTTTGATGTCTGCGATGGTGCCGTTTGTGTTGTTGCCTTTTGCATTGGCCGATTGGGTTGCGCCATCATTTCGCGAAATCGGGTTGTTGTTTTTCACAGCCTTTTTTGCCACGGCTGCACATTATTGTATGACGCGCGCCTTCGCATGCGCTCCGCAAACTGTTTTGCAACCCGTCACCTTTGTGCAGCTCGTCTGGGCCACCTCGGTGGGGTATTTTCTGTTTGGCGAGGGAATTGATGGGTTTGTCATTGCGGGCGGTGCGATGATCATTGCAGCGGTGTCGTTTATCACGTGGCGCGAAGCATGGCGCAAACGCCGCGCCTAG
- a CDS encoding LysE/ArgO family amino acid transporter: MHATFTGFITGLSLILAIGAQNAFVLRQGLKKSHVFAVALTCAASDAILIAVGVFASAKVSEAFPLILPVMRWGGVAFLVVYGARAARAAYRGGGHLDPADGKVQTLGAALATCLALTWLNPHVYLDTVVLVGAISADFGPERGNFALGAISASFVFFFALAYGARLLAPVFAREVSWRVLDGLIAVVMWLIAFKLASGV; encoded by the coding sequence ATGCACGCAACGTTTACGGGGTTTATCACAGGCCTGTCGCTGATCCTTGCGATTGGGGCGCAAAATGCGTTTGTTTTGCGCCAAGGGCTTAAGAAATCGCATGTCTTTGCCGTGGCACTGACCTGTGCCGCATCCGACGCAATCCTGATCGCGGTCGGCGTATTTGCCTCTGCTAAAGTGTCGGAGGCCTTTCCGCTGATTTTGCCCGTTATGCGGTGGGGTGGGGTGGCGTTTCTTGTCGTTTATGGCGCTCGCGCGGCGCGCGCGGCCTATCGTGGTGGCGGGCATCTAGATCCCGCCGATGGCAAGGTCCAAACCTTGGGGGCTGCATTGGCCACCTGCCTCGCGCTCACATGGCTCAACCCACATGTCTATCTTGATACGGTTGTTTTAGTTGGTGCAATCTCGGCTGATTTCGGACCTGAGCGCGGCAACTTTGCTCTTGGTGCAATCTCGGCCTCGTTCGTCTTCTTCTTTGCGCTGGCCTACGGTGCGCGGCTTTTGGCGCCCGTCTTTGCGCGCGAGGTGTCTTGGCGTGTTTTGGACGGATTGATTGCGGTGGTAATGTGGCTCATCGCATTCAAACTGGCCTCGGGCGTCTAG
- a CDS encoding YebC/PmpR family DNA-binding transcriptional regulator: MAGHSKWANIQHRKGRQDKLRSKLFSKLAKEITVAAKMGDPDPDKNPRLRMAVKEAKSVSVPKDVIDRAIKKSMGGDAENYDEIRYEGYGPSGVAVIVEAMTDNRNRTASNVRSTFSKNGGNLGETGSVGFMFERKGQIIYPASAGGEDTVMMAAIEAGAENCETSDEGHEIICADTDLNDVSTALEAALGESESTKLIWQPTTTTELDLEGMQKLMNLIEALEDDDDVQNVTANFEASDEVMDQL, encoded by the coding sequence ATGGCAGGCCACTCAAAATGGGCAAACATCCAGCACCGTAAAGGTCGTCAGGATAAATTGCGCTCCAAACTCTTTTCCAAACTCGCCAAGGAAATTACCGTGGCGGCGAAAATGGGTGACCCTGATCCCGACAAAAACCCGCGTTTGCGGATGGCTGTCAAAGAGGCCAAATCGGTCTCTGTCCCCAAGGACGTGATTGATCGAGCGATCAAAAAATCCATGGGTGGCGATGCGGAAAATTACGACGAAATCCGCTATGAGGGCTATGGCCCAAGTGGTGTCGCCGTGATCGTTGAGGCAATGACCGACAACCGCAACCGCACCGCGTCCAATGTGCGCTCCACGTTCTCCAAGAACGGCGGAAATCTGGGCGAGACAGGATCGGTTGGCTTTATGTTCGAACGCAAGGGGCAGATTATCTATCCGGCGAGTGCGGGCGGCGAAGACACCGTGATGATGGCCGCGATTGAGGCAGGTGCGGAGAACTGTGAAACGAGTGACGAAGGTCACGAAATCATCTGTGCCGATACCGATCTTAACGATGTGTCTACCGCCCTCGAAGCCGCACTTGGCGAATCCGAGAGCACCAAACTGATCTGGCAGCCGACCACGACAACCGAGCTGGACTTGGAGGGTATGCAAAAGTTGATGAACCTGATCGAAGCTCTTGAGGATGACGATGACGTGCAAAACGTGACCGCCAACTTTGAGGCCTCCGACGAGGTGATGGACCAGCTTTAA
- a CDS encoding SLC13 family permease — protein sequence MELFNFDQTTEAIVSLLVVGFMFVLFVREIYPTEVVAIAGASAMIVLGILPYDAGLAVLANPAPWTIAMMFVVMGALVRTGGLEWFTSQAGRYAESHPSIAIAALLFVVVILSAFVANTPVVVVMIPVFIQLSSKLKVPASKLLIPLSYSAIMGGTITLIGTSTNLLVDGVARAQGLEPFTIFEVSILGLIITVWGFIYLYFIGRHLLPERDSLSAMLSSGRSKMKFFTEAVIPPDSNLIGREVSGVQLFKRDGVRLIDVVRGDQSLRHNLAEVVLELGDRVVLRSQISELLSLQRDKSLKRVDQVSAVETSTVEVLITPGCKMVGRALGSMRLRRRYGVYPLAVHRKNQNLGQQINDLVVRVGDTLLLEGAPADIQRLANDMDIGDVSKPTERAYHRSHAPIALVAMMSIVTLAAFGVAPILMLAVLAVAVVLVTRCIDADEAFSFIDGRLLALIFSMLAIGASLEASGAVQMIVNAVAPMLDGLPIFFVVWSIYLLTSLLTEMVSNNAVAVVVTPIAIGLGESMGLDPRGLVVAVMVAASAAFATPIGYQTNTMVYGPGGYKFTDYMKVGIPLNVSIGLLASAVIPLLWPL from the coding sequence ATGGAACTGTTCAATTTCGACCAAACAACGGAGGCGATTGTCTCTCTCCTTGTGGTCGGGTTCATGTTCGTCCTCTTTGTGCGCGAGATTTATCCCACCGAAGTTGTGGCGATTGCGGGCGCGTCCGCCATGATTGTTTTGGGCATTTTGCCATATGACGCAGGATTGGCAGTTTTGGCAAACCCCGCGCCGTGGACGATCGCGATGATGTTTGTGGTGATGGGCGCGTTGGTGCGCACAGGCGGCCTTGAATGGTTTACCTCACAGGCAGGGCGTTACGCCGAAAGCCATCCCTCAATTGCCATCGCTGCCCTGTTGTTCGTCGTGGTGATCCTATCGGCGTTTGTTGCGAACACGCCCGTGGTCGTTGTGATGATCCCCGTGTTCATCCAACTGTCCTCAAAACTCAAAGTCCCTGCATCTAAATTGCTGATACCGTTGAGCTATTCCGCGATCATGGGCGGGACGATAACGTTGATCGGCACATCGACGAACCTGCTCGTCGATGGTGTAGCCCGCGCCCAAGGGCTTGAGCCGTTCACAATTTTCGAGGTCTCGATCCTTGGTCTGATCATCACCGTCTGGGGCTTTATCTACCTGTATTTCATCGGGCGTCATCTGTTGCCCGAACGCGATAGCCTATCCGCGATGCTGTCCTCGGGGCGCTCAAAGATGAAATTTTTCACCGAGGCCGTGATCCCGCCCGATAGCAACCTGATCGGGCGCGAAGTCTCGGGCGTGCAGCTGTTCAAACGTGACGGGGTGCGCCTTATCGACGTGGTGCGCGGGGATCAATCCTTGCGCCATAATTTGGCTGAAGTGGTGCTTGAACTGGGCGACCGCGTGGTGTTGCGGTCGCAAATCAGCGAGCTGTTGAGCCTTCAGCGTGACAAATCGCTAAAGCGCGTCGATCAGGTGTCTGCGGTGGAAACCTCGACCGTTGAAGTGCTCATCACGCCGGGCTGTAAAATGGTTGGCCGCGCGCTGGGTTCCATGCGTTTGCGCCGCCGCTACGGGGTGTATCCGCTCGCCGTGCACCGCAAAAACCAGAACCTTGGCCAACAGATCAACGATCTGGTTGTGCGCGTGGGCGATACGCTTTTGCTTGAGGGCGCGCCCGCCGACATTCAACGTCTGGCCAATGATATGGACATCGGGGACGTGTCCAAGCCTACCGAGCGGGCCTATCATCGTTCACACGCGCCCATTGCGCTCGTTGCGATGATGTCGATTGTCACGCTTGCCGCCTTTGGTGTCGCTCCGATTTTGATGTTGGCCGTGCTTGCGGTCGCTGTTGTGCTTGTCACGCGCTGCATCGATGCGGATGAGGCGTTTTCATTTATCGACGGGCGTTTGCTGGCGCTGATCTTTTCCATGCTTGCCATTGGGGCGTCCCTTGAGGCGTCTGGTGCGGTGCAAATGATCGTCAACGCGGTTGCCCCAATGTTGGATGGCTTGCCTATTTTCTTTGTGGTCTGGTCGATTTATTTACTGACCTCGTTGCTTACAGAAATGGTGTCGAACAACGCCGTTGCGGTGGTTGTGACGCCCATTGCCATTGGGTTGGGCGAGTCTATGGGGCTTGATCCGCGCGGTCTTGTGGTTGCTGTCATGGTCGCGGCATCCGCCGCGTTTGCCACGCCCATCGGCTATCAGACCAACACAATGGTCTATGGCCCAGGCGGCTATAAATTCACGGACTACATGAAGGTCGGTATCCCCCTAAATGTATCGATCGGACTTTTGGCCTCAGCAGTGATTCCATTGCTTTGGCCGCTCTAG
- a CDS encoding TIGR00282 family metallophosphoesterase, giving the protein MKILFLGDIVGSAGRKAVLDRVPRLRAEWGLDFIIVNGENATNGMGLSGEHAKELLEAGVDCLTLGDHAFDQRDMMQYCEKETRIIRPINFAKAAPGRGVRIFEDTRGRRILVAQVLGQVFMKRAYDDPFSALDQVFMAHKLGGHIQASLIDVHCEATSEKMAMGHFCDGKASVVVGTHTHVCTGDAQILPAGTAYLTDAGMCGDYNSVIGMDKAEPLRRFVTGMAKGRFSPAQGEATLSGVYVETDDKTGLATRVKQIREGGRLEQSTP; this is encoded by the coding sequence ATGAAAATTTTGTTCCTTGGAGATATTGTCGGAAGCGCGGGTCGCAAGGCCGTGCTTGACCGTGTGCCGCGCCTGCGGGCCGAATGGGGGCTCGATTTCATCATTGTGAACGGTGAAAACGCGACCAATGGCATGGGGCTATCGGGCGAGCATGCCAAAGAGCTTTTGGAGGCCGGTGTCGATTGTCTCACGCTTGGTGATCATGCCTTTGATCAGCGCGACATGATGCAATATTGCGAAAAAGAAACGCGGATCATTCGTCCTATCAACTTTGCCAAGGCCGCCCCGGGACGAGGTGTGCGCATTTTTGAAGATACACGTGGTCGCCGTATTTTGGTGGCGCAGGTATTGGGACAAGTCTTCATGAAGCGCGCTTATGATGACCCGTTTTCGGCGCTCGATCAGGTGTTCATGGCCCATAAACTCGGCGGCCATATCCAAGCCTCTTTGATCGACGTGCATTGTGAAGCCACGTCAGAGAAAATGGCGATGGGTCATTTTTGTGATGGAAAGGCCTCTGTCGTTGTTGGCACGCATACGCATGTGTGTACGGGCGATGCGCAGATTTTGCCTGCGGGAACGGCCTATCTCACCGATGCGGGGATGTGTGGCGATTATAATTCCGTGATTGGCATGGACAAAGCTGAGCCACTACGCCGCTTTGTAACGGGTATGGCAAAGGGGCGCTTTTCGCCTGCTCAGGGCGAGGCAACTTTGTCAGGTGTATACGTCGAGACAGACGACAAAACCGGTTTAGCCACCCGTGTAAAACAAATCCGCGAAGGCGGTCGTTTGGAGCAAAGTACGCCGTAA
- a CDS encoding 5-formyltetrahydrofolate cyclo-ligase: MSVVDLKALARDVARDRRAKAHAAHAQLAHQACQLLVGFLTPHAGKITAGYMPIQTEIDPLPAMTMLATRGPVCVPVVERKAAPLRFDLWTPDCKMMRGSYGANVPARSDPVVPQIIIVPLLAFNRDGHRLGYGGGFYDRTSAQLRDTNSAVMAIGLAYSGQEMRDFPVSPLDAPLDAIVTETEVMTF; encoded by the coding sequence TTGAGTGTCGTTGATTTAAAGGCGCTGGCACGTGACGTGGCGCGTGATCGGCGTGCAAAGGCGCATGCTGCGCACGCTCAGTTGGCCCATCAGGCCTGTCAGCTTTTGGTGGGGTTTTTGACGCCACATGCGGGCAAAATCACTGCTGGTTATATGCCCATTCAGACTGAAATTGATCCGTTGCCCGCGATGACCATGTTAGCAACACGTGGGCCTGTTTGTGTGCCGGTGGTGGAGCGCAAAGCCGCACCTTTGCGGTTTGATCTGTGGACACCGGACTGCAAAATGATGCGGGGCTCATATGGCGCCAATGTGCCTGCGCGGTCGGATCCCGTGGTGCCGCAAATTATAATCGTGCCGCTTTTGGCGTTCAATCGTGATGGGCATCGTTTGGGATATGGCGGTGGGTTTTACGACCGAACGTCGGCGCAATTGCGCGATACGAACAGCGCGGTCATGGCCATCGGTTTGGCCTATTCAGGACAAGAGATGCGCGATTTTCCGGTGTCGCCGCTCGATGCACCGCTCGACGCGATTGTGACCGAAACAGAAGTGATGACCTTTTGA